A part of Methanohalobium evestigatum Z-7303 genomic DNA contains:
- a CDS encoding sensor histidine kinase, which translates to MNPLAYKFKKYVIVFILTVLIVSSIAFYVPIEQTVVQNKKDDIEHDIRLNFNDMEYTIGSYEGKVIALTNRLMLRKKLLSYHQGNLSLKELRDCTQPKYSLYGSLAYDDILASKRTTFNNTRVAHYGNLTFFNRYYETDKKFDVINEDDQTILYIKKPIMSNDSLLGYEVCLFNTTDFFEKYECNHKTNCIDYNIVKTEKLEEYNNSKDKKIYASKLEGREYYLVASYDEDLLDEGLGTINIYMFSFILILIVTLLPLSYFTLFRESKEIIDQYEKSNEFKDTFTDIIRHDLLNPASIISGYAKLLINKESDTSKIQMLKKIQSSNDKIIELLENASEFAKLENTENIEFENRDIVEIIRKIVDDFQFQLINKNLKTEVLAENEHLCRINPMIEQAIANLLSNAIKYSPENSTIKIYLTDKGNFWRINVADFGEGVPDEDKPHLFDRFSRKDKKGIKGTGFGLAIVKMVVDLHGGYVGVDDNPEGKGSVFWFTLVKSTE; encoded by the coding sequence ATGAACCCACTTGCTTATAAATTTAAAAAATACGTAATAGTATTTATATTAACTGTTCTAATAGTATCATCTATTGCATTTTATGTCCCGATTGAACAGACTGTTGTGCAGAATAAAAAAGATGACATAGAACATGATATTCGATTGAATTTCAATGATATGGAATATACAATAGGTTCCTATGAAGGAAAAGTCATCGCATTAACAAATCGATTGATGCTCAGAAAAAAATTACTTTCTTATCATCAGGGTAATTTGTCTCTGAAAGAGCTAAGAGATTGTACCCAACCTAAATATTCATTATATGGTTCATTGGCTTACGATGATATATTAGCTTCTAAAAGAACAACATTCAACAACACAAGGGTTGCTCATTACGGTAATCTAACGTTTTTTAATAGATATTATGAAACCGATAAAAAATTTGATGTGATTAACGAAGACGACCAAACCATTCTCTACATAAAAAAACCAATAATGTCCAATGATTCATTACTTGGATATGAAGTCTGCCTTTTTAATACTACAGATTTTTTTGAAAAATATGAATGCAATCATAAAACTAATTGTATTGATTATAACATTGTGAAAACCGAAAAACTGGAAGAATATAATAATTCTAAGGACAAAAAAATATATGCTTCTAAACTTGAAGGTAGAGAATATTATCTTGTAGCCAGTTACGATGAGGATTTATTAGATGAAGGACTAGGAACTATCAATATTTACATGTTTAGTTTCATACTCATATTGATTGTTACACTACTGCCACTATCATATTTTACATTGTTCAGGGAATCCAAGGAAATTATAGATCAATATGAAAAATCCAATGAATTTAAAGACACTTTTACTGATATCATAAGACACGACCTCCTGAATCCTGCTAGTATTATAAGCGGCTACGCAAAATTGTTGATTAACAAAGAAAGTGATACCAGCAAAATTCAGATGCTCAAAAAGATTCAATCAAGCAATGATAAAATTATAGAACTGCTTGAAAACGCTTCAGAGTTTGCTAAACTTGAAAACACTGAAAATATTGAATTTGAAAACAGGGACATCGTAGAGATAATCAGAAAAATTGTTGATGATTTCCAATTCCAGTTAATTAATAAAAACCTTAAAACAGAGGTCTTAGCAGAGAATGAACACCTGTGCAGAATCAACCCGATGATTGAACAGGCAATTGCTAACTTACTATCAAATGCCATTAAATACAGCCCTGAAAACAGTACAATTAAAATCTATCTTACTGATAAAGGCAATTTCTGGAGAATAAACGTTGCTGATTTTGGAGAGGGTGTTCCCGACGAAGACAAGCCCCACCTTTTTGACAGGTTCTCAAGGAAAGATAAAAAAGGCATAAAAGGTACTGGTTTTGGACTTGCTATCGTAAAAATGGTTGTTGATTTGCATGGTGGATATGTGGGAGTTGATGACAACCCCGAAGGAAAAGGGTCTGTGTTCTGGTTTACACTTGTTAAATCCACTGAATAA
- a CDS encoding chemotaxis protein CheW, with protein MAQETVETDAYIDGQENESMQLVVFQLGGEEFGVDIMQVQEIIRMHQGTRIPQAPDYVKGVINIRGNIIVVINLEKILELPIKEEDDDNRIIVVEIGGNILGMTVDSVSEVLSIAKSNVEPAPDMITSKINSDFIKGVGKLDDRLLILLDLENVLTIKQLADVSEVSAARG; from the coding sequence ATGGCTCAAGAAACTGTAGAAACAGATGCATATATAGATGGTCAAGAAAATGAATCCATGCAGCTGGTTGTTTTCCAGCTTGGCGGCGAAGAGTTCGGTGTGGACATAATGCAGGTGCAGGAAATTATACGGATGCATCAGGGTACACGTATACCACAGGCTCCTGACTATGTAAAAGGCGTCATAAATATACGCGGCAATATCATAGTTGTTATAAACCTTGAGAAAATACTCGAGTTACCAATTAAAGAAGAGGATGATGACAACAGGATAATTGTTGTTGAAATCGGTGGCAATATCCTTGGCATGACGGTTGATTCTGTCAGTGAAGTATTAAGCATTGCAAAATCAAATGTAGAACCTGCCCCAGATATGATAACGTCTAAAATAAACTCTGATTTCATAAAAGGTGTAGGCAAACTGGATGACAGGTTATTAATCCTCCTTGACCTTGAAAATGTACTGACCATCAAGCAGTTGGCAGATGTATCTGAAGTCAGTGCTGCCAGGGGTTAA
- a CDS encoding PAS domain-containing protein produces the protein MQNYSELLSTTELLNSVFESIKEGVCLHEIIYDSNNNPVDYRIIDTNPAYESIIGLKREDVSGKKASDIYGTIEPPYLHLYAKTAETGEKAYFETFFPPLNKHFSISVISPGRGMFITIFTDITGQKNIDKELEAIYENSPVVSMVVDSDRRIIKMNKSAEQFAGAISDEVKGMKGGDALRCLHSLDDPDGCGFGPHCK, from the coding sequence TTGCAAAATTACAGTGAACTATTAAGTACAACTGAATTATTAAATTCAGTTTTTGAATCCATAAAAGAAGGCGTTTGCCTTCATGAAATAATCTATGACTCTAATAATAATCCTGTGGATTACAGGATTATAGATACCAATCCTGCGTATGAATCTATTATCGGTTTGAAAAGAGAAGACGTTTCTGGAAAGAAAGCCTCAGATATTTATGGTACAATTGAACCACCATACCTGCATCTCTATGCAAAAACAGCAGAAACGGGTGAAAAAGCATACTTTGAAACATTTTTCCCTCCACTTAACAAACATTTCAGTATTTCAGTAATATCCCCTGGAAGAGGAATGTTTATCACAATATTTACCGACATCACGGGTCAGAAAAACATAGATAAAGAACTGGAAGCCATTTATGAAAACAGTCCTGTAGTGTCTATGGTAGTTGATTCTGATAGAAGAATTATTAAAATGAACAAAAGTGCCGAACAGTTCGCAGGAGCAATTTCTGATGAAGTTAAAGGAATGAAGGGTGGTGACGCTTTAAGGTGTCTACATTCACTGGACGATCCTGATGGCTGCGGGTTTGGACCACACTGTAAATAG
- a CDS encoding sensor histidine kinase — MNYEITYKPELPDLKDNIIKDLPDNFVVIDTDGTILYVNDSWRDFARDNDLPPEHCSEETNYLTVCDEATGENSEEAPIAAEGIRNVIHGKREYFELEYPCHAPNKRRWYIMKVIPLKDEKPRPVLAYHLNITKRKLSEIELEKLNETREMFSDILRHDLKNPVGISKGFAEILYKNETDPKKLEIIEKIINNNNRAIDLIEKAGDLARVECMDHIEYEHLDLGHIIENVIDSLQDKLTDKNMNIVFVNQGGYYAYVNSIIEQAFSNLISNSIKYSPENSEIIVDIVDDNDYWKIRVIDSGPGIPDDEKERLFDRFKRGSGEKSLGKGIGLSIVKNVVELHGGNIGVEDNPEGKGSMFWITVKKAD; from the coding sequence ATGAATTATGAGATAACATACAAACCTGAATTGCCTGATTTAAAAGACAATATAATCAAAGACCTACCTGACAACTTTGTAGTTATTGATACCGATGGCACTATCCTTTATGTAAACGATAGCTGGAGAGATTTCGCAAGAGATAATGATCTGCCACCAGAACACTGCAGTGAGGAGACAAATTATCTTACAGTATGTGATGAGGCAACCGGTGAAAATTCAGAAGAAGCACCAATTGCTGCGGAGGGCATAAGGAATGTTATACATGGCAAGAGAGAATATTTTGAACTGGAATACCCCTGCCATGCACCGAACAAGAGACGCTGGTACATAATGAAGGTTATTCCCCTTAAAGATGAAAAACCCAGACCAGTACTTGCATACCATCTAAATATAACGAAAAGAAAACTCTCAGAAATTGAACTGGAAAAATTAAATGAAACACGGGAGATGTTTTCTGACATCTTAAGACACGACCTTAAAAATCCTGTCGGCATTTCAAAAGGGTTTGCAGAAATACTCTACAAAAATGAAACCGACCCTAAAAAACTTGAGATTATTGAAAAGATTATAAACAACAATAACCGGGCTATCGATTTGATTGAAAAAGCCGGCGACCTTGCACGAGTTGAATGCATGGATCATATCGAGTATGAGCATCTTGATTTGGGCCATATAATTGAAAATGTTATCGATAGTTTGCAGGACAAGTTGACTGATAAAAACATGAATATTGTTTTTGTAAATCAGGGCGGTTATTACGCTTATGTAAATTCGATTATAGAACAGGCATTCTCTAATCTAATATCCAATTCTATAAAATACAGTCCGGAAAACAGTGAAATAATTGTAGATATAGTTGATGATAATGATTACTGGAAAATCCGGGTAATAGATTCAGGTCCCGGCATCCCGGACGATGAAAAAGAACGCTTGTTCGACAGATTCAAAAGAGGCAGTGGTGAAAAATCTCTGGGTAAGGGCATAGGGCTTTCCATCGTCAAGAATGTAGTGGAGCTTCACGGCGGTAATATTGGTGTTGAAGATAACCCGGAGGGTAAGGGTTCTATGTTCTGGATAACTGTCAAAAAAGCAGATTAA
- a CDS encoding methyl-accepting chemotaxis protein: MFNLFGNDNETKQDVVKVANNIQDGKLDARLDTQNGVDRETAHSVNSMLDNLTKKVSDTESKAEIIELLPTPIMTIDKEFTVTFLNSSGAEVLDMGQEECIGKKCYELFKTPHCNTGECRCDQAMRTGSVGTGETICDPKGKHIPIQYTGAPLKDSDGNINGAVEYVVDITDTKKALDEAKQKAEYLNNVPTPVMVIDKNMNVQFMNNAGAEAVGKTTEECEGKKCYNLFNTGHCNTENCQVAKAMQKDGTFTDDTVAKLPSGELPIRYTGAPIKDNKGEIVGGLEYVIDITEENQAVSEVEGLVDDALNGKLSTRGNPDNYDIVGFRNVIKGINNTLDAIVEPLNETKRVAEAIADGDLTQSINVDTKGDLKEFADTIEEMQDNLKNLVENIKESASQVSSTSEELSASSEQLTSSANQISDTITEITNGAQNQSTKIQEVSSTMNDMSTSIQDVSSNAQKTSETVTEVNKLVNEVGEQSKELKSKMENIQTTSEQTSEVVRELDNKSKKIGEIVSMITNIADQTNLLALNAAIEAARAGEQGRGFAVVADEVRKLAEESSNSAQQIGDLIQEIQNSTGEAVSSMENSSQEIENGSQALDETVNSMSNVVGKTSEADNMVQDIASSAEELSASVEEVTSSVEEVSSIAEESSSSTEEASASVEEQTSSMQELSKSAQDLNQMAEELNQSVKSFKVDSSDKKDKNSK, translated from the coding sequence TTGTTCAATCTATTTGGAAATGATAATGAAACAAAACAGGACGTAGTAAAGGTCGCCAACAATATACAGGATGGAAAACTTGATGCCAGGCTTGATACCCAGAACGGAGTAGATCGGGAAACAGCACATTCAGTTAACTCGATGCTTGATAATCTCACAAAAAAGGTCAGTGACACTGAGTCAAAAGCTGAAATAATAGAACTGCTGCCAACACCGATAATGACGATTGATAAAGAGTTTACTGTGACATTTCTCAATTCATCGGGTGCAGAAGTCCTCGACATGGGTCAAGAGGAATGCATAGGCAAGAAGTGCTACGAACTTTTTAAGACTCCACATTGTAATACTGGTGAATGTCGATGCGACCAGGCAATGAGAACAGGTTCTGTTGGAACCGGTGAAACGATATGCGACCCTAAAGGTAAACATATTCCAATTCAATACACTGGAGCTCCTTTGAAAGATTCTGATGGTAATATCAATGGTGCTGTCGAATACGTGGTTGATATTACAGATACAAAGAAAGCTCTTGACGAAGCTAAACAGAAAGCAGAATATTTGAACAATGTCCCTACTCCCGTGATGGTTATTGACAAAAACATGAATGTACAATTCATGAACAATGCAGGTGCCGAGGCAGTTGGCAAAACAACTGAAGAATGCGAGGGTAAAAAGTGTTACAATCTATTCAACACTGGACACTGCAACACCGAGAACTGTCAGGTCGCCAAAGCAATGCAAAAAGACGGTACTTTTACAGATGATACTGTTGCTAAACTGCCATCTGGTGAGCTGCCTATACGCTACACAGGGGCGCCTATTAAAGATAATAAAGGTGAAATAGTCGGTGGTCTGGAATATGTCATCGATATTACCGAGGAAAACCAGGCAGTTTCAGAAGTAGAAGGACTTGTAGATGACGCACTTAATGGGAAACTCAGTACAAGAGGCAACCCTGACAATTACGATATTGTGGGATTCAGAAATGTCATTAAAGGTATAAATAACACACTTGATGCTATTGTCGAACCCCTTAATGAAACCAAAAGAGTTGCTGAAGCTATTGCAGATGGTGACCTTACACAATCGATAAATGTAGATACAAAAGGAGATCTTAAAGAATTTGCTGATACTATAGAAGAGATGCAGGATAACCTCAAAAACCTCGTAGAAAATATAAAAGAAAGTGCTTCCCAGGTTTCTTCTACATCCGAAGAACTATCTGCTTCATCAGAACAATTGACATCTTCTGCAAACCAGATTTCTGACACGATAACCGAGATTACAAATGGTGCTCAAAATCAGTCCACCAAGATACAGGAAGTATCAAGCACCATGAACGATATGTCCACGAGCATACAGGATGTTTCAAGTAATGCACAGAAAACCTCTGAAACTGTTACTGAAGTCAATAAACTGGTGAATGAGGTTGGTGAACAGTCCAAAGAACTCAAAAGTAAAATGGAAAACATCCAGACAACCTCTGAACAAACATCTGAAGTTGTCAGAGAGTTAGATAATAAGTCCAAAAAGATCGGTGAGATTGTCAGCATGATTACAAACATAGCAGACCAGACCAATCTCCTTGCTCTCAATGCAGCCATAGAAGCTGCAAGAGCCGGTGAACAGGGTCGTGGGTTTGCTGTCGTTGCTGATGAAGTCCGTAAACTTGCCGAAGAATCCAGCAATTCAGCCCAGCAAATCGGTGATTTGATACAGGAAATACAAAACAGCACAGGCGAAGCTGTAAGTTCGATGGAAAATAGTTCACAGGAAATCGAAAACGGTTCACAGGCGCTTGATGAAACTGTAAATTCCATGTCAAATGTCGTCGGAAAAACCAGTGAAGCTGATAATATGGTGCAGGATATTGCATCATCTGCTGAAGAATTATCTGCATCTGTTGAAGAGGTTACCTCATCTGTTGAAGAAGTGTCATCTATTGCTGAAGAATCTTCATCCAGTACTGAAGAAGCATCTGCATCTGTTGAAGAACAGACATCTTCCATGCAAGAGTTATCCAAATCCGCTCAGGATTTGAATCAGATGGCTGAAGAACTGAACCAATCTGTAAAGTCTTTCAAAGTTGATTCTTCTGATAAGAAGGACAAGAACAGTAAATAA